The window GTCATTATCTCGTAGCTGCGGGGACGGGAGATGCCGATACGCTTGTCCTGCTTGAGTCGGCCGGGCCGCGATGACATCACGATAACCCGATCGGAGAGGAATATTGCCTCATCAACGTCGTGGGTGATAAAGAGCACTGTGGTTTTGTGCTCTCCCCACACCTTCAGCAGCAACTCCTGCATCATGCCGCGGGTCTGGGAGTCAAGTGCCCCGAACGGCTCGTCCATCAATAGCACCGATGGTTTATAAACCAGTGCCCGGGCAATGGCCACCCGTTGTTTCATGCCGCCTGAAAGCTCGTTTGGGTAGGCCTTTTCAAAGCCGACCAGTCCCACCGATTCGATGTAGTGCTGCACCAGTTCACGCTTTTCACTCTCCCCCATGTCAGTTCCTTTCAGGGCAAAGAGAATATTGTCGGTGACTGTCAGCCATTCAAAAAGGCTATAGGACTGGAACACGAAGCCGCGATCCCTGCCGGGGCCGGAGATGGGCATACCATCTATCTGGACCTGGCCTTCGGTGGGGTCGACCAGGCCGCCGACGATATTGAGCAGGGTCGATTTCCCGCAGCCCGAGGTGCCGACCACGGTCACGAATTCATTTTGGGCAATCTCTAAATTGAAGTTATCGAGCACTACGAAAGCCGTGCCGTTCTTATTATAGATTTGCGAGACATTGTCGATTTTGATTTTCGGAATTGTCATTGCTGCGTGTCCCTTTATTGCCCTTTATTCCACTTAAACAGTACTTTGCCGGAAAGTTTGAAAATATAGTCGGTAATCAGCCCTAAAAAGCCGATGAAGAGGATGCCGAAGATGATGGTATCGGTGGCCAGATAGCGTTGGGCGTCCATGATGCGTCGTCCCAGGCCGTTATTGGCGGCCACCAGTTCGGCTACAACCAGATAGGTCCAGGTCCAGCCCATGGTGATCCTGAAGGTGTCCCAGATCTTGGGCATGGCGGCGGGCAGAACTATGGATTTCAGGATTTCAAAACGTGAAAGCCCAAGGGTTTGCCCGACTTTGATAAGACTGATCGGCACCGACTTGACGTTATCCATCACCATCAGTACCTGCTGGAAGAAGGTGCCGATAAAGAGGATCAGGAATTTCTGAAAATCACCTATACCGGCCCAGAGGATAGTGAGTGGTATCAGGGCGACCACTGGCATATAGCGGACGATATCGATAAAGGGTTCGAACAGTCCCTCGAAGAACTTGAAATTGCCCATTAATATACCGATGGGAACAGCAAACAGTGTAGCGAAGCCCCAGCCCATGACGATACGATAGATGGAGGCGGAGGCATCTGCCCAGAGTATGCCCTCGTTTATCTGCCGTAATCCTTCCGTGGCAATGTTTGCTGGCGGCGGCAGAAAGAGGGGGCGTATCAGACCACTGCTGGTGACAATTTGCCAGGCAACAAGAAGCAGCAGGATAAAACCTGCTCCTAAGGCGATATAGACATTTTTGGGGATATCTTCTCGTAGGGCAAGGTAGCGGGTCGGTTTCTTGTGCTGGCGTGTGGTGTTGCTGTCAGGTGATGGTTTTTGTGGGTCGGTCATTGGGGCAATCCTGCAGGGAATGTAGGAGCAGGGGTAATCCGCCAAACGGCTACCCCTGCGTTCTTACAGAGCGGTCGGCAGCTATTTGGCCATGTTCTTGATGACGTCTATGCCAAGTGCGTCAGCCGGGTCGGCGACAGTTTTGATAACGTCCGGAGTGGTCTCTTTCATGATAGTGTTGATATCGACCATGGTTTTCTGGAACTCTCCAGCCAGAATTTCCTGGTTTCCCTTGAGGTCGTAAACATGTACTCCCTCCATGGCGAGCTTGTACTCATCCATCGGGCTTTTTACCGCATCGGCAATGATTTTGCCGCCTTCTTCAGGATTCTCGTTGAGGAATCGAACGGCTTCATCCCAGGCTTTGATCAGCGCCTGAATAGTTTCAGGATTGTCCTTGATGAATGTAGCGTCGGAAATGGCAACATCACTGATGAGACCGGGCTTCTCGGCACCTGTGTAGAGAACCTTATAATCATCGCCTTGCCGTAACGCGGCAGAGATGTACGGTTCGTAGGTGACTGCGATATCGACTCTACCGGCTATAAGCGCCAGGCCTGCATCGGCGGCAGCCATATTCACTGGCTCGATATCTCTGATGGTCATGCCATTTTCTTTGAGCGCGTAGTTGATCAGCAGATCACTGGTTGCACCCGCTTCATAGGCGACTTTTTTACCTTTGAGGTCAGCAATGGTTTGTACTGATTTCGGTGCCAGAATGGCATCTGCCTCATAGGCGGAATCGAGTATCAGGAATGCCTGCAGATCGATGCCCTGGTTACGTACTGTGATCAGGGTATTGGTCGCCGCGGCGATAACCTGAACTCGGCCGCTGGCGACAGCGGCACTCATGTCGGCATCCCAGGTGAAATTAACGATCTCGGCATCAAGGCCATGTTTGGCGAAGAAGCCTTTCTGGTCGGCAATCCACCAGGGGCCGTAACCGAGCCAGGGTTGAACACCGACTTTTACAGTTTTTGCAGCAACCGGGGTAGCTGGAACCAGAAAACCTGTGGTGAGGCAGATGGCAAACATTGCCAGGGCCAATAACTTTTTCATAACAACTCTCCTCAATTCATTTTTATTCAGGAATAATGGGGGAATATGACCCTGGTTCGGTCAAGGCACATGCTCTGGTGATTCCGGCAGGGTCGGGAAGTACGTACACTGAAAACTGCGGATGTGTTGTAACTGCACAATAAGTTGAACCAAAGGATTCTTAACCTTTTCGAACCACAGAGTAAAGAAAATAAAGCATAAATGACGTTTTCCTTATCTATGTGAGGGTCGAGTTTCGGTTATTGCCGGCAATATCGGCGATAGCTGGCGAATCAATTGGTAACATTAATGGAAATGGAGCTTGAGCGGCAACTCTATTGTTTGATAGAATGATACTGATAT of the Desulfosediminicola ganghwensis genome contains:
- a CDS encoding ABC transporter ATP-binding protein, which produces MTIPKIKIDNVSQIYNKNGTAFVVLDNFNLEIAQNEFVTVVGTSGCGKSTLLNIVGGLVDPTEGQVQIDGMPISGPGRDRGFVFQSYSLFEWLTVTDNILFALKGTDMGESEKRELVQHYIESVGLVGFEKAYPNELSGGMKQRVAIARALVYKPSVLLMDEPFGALDSQTRGMMQELLLKVWGEHKTTVLFITHDVDEAIFLSDRVIVMSSRPGRLKQDKRIGISRPRSYEIMTEPLFMEAKKGLIESIREETLKTMGTVG
- a CDS encoding ABC transporter permease; this translates as MTDPQKPSPDSNTTRQHKKPTRYLALREDIPKNVYIALGAGFILLLLVAWQIVTSSGLIRPLFLPPPANIATEGLRQINEGILWADASASIYRIVMGWGFATLFAVPIGILMGNFKFFEGLFEPFIDIVRYMPVVALIPLTILWAGIGDFQKFLILFIGTFFQQVLMVMDNVKSVPISLIKVGQTLGLSRFEILKSIVLPAAMPKIWDTFRITMGWTWTYLVVAELVAANNGLGRRIMDAQRYLATDTIIFGILFIGFLGLITDYIFKLSGKVLFKWNKGQ
- a CDS encoding ABC transporter substrate-binding protein, whose amino-acid sequence is MKKLLALAMFAICLTTGFLVPATPVAAKTVKVGVQPWLGYGPWWIADQKGFFAKHGLDAEIVNFTWDADMSAAVASGRVQVIAAATNTLITVRNQGIDLQAFLILDSAYEADAILAPKSVQTIADLKGKKVAYEAGATSDLLINYALKENGMTIRDIEPVNMAAADAGLALIAGRVDIAVTYEPYISAALRQGDDYKVLYTGAEKPGLISDVAISDATFIKDNPETIQALIKAWDEAVRFLNENPEEGGKIIADAVKSPMDEYKLAMEGVHVYDLKGNQEILAGEFQKTMVDINTIMKETTPDVIKTVADPADALGIDVIKNMAK